The following coding sequences are from one Pseudonocardia sp. EC080619-01 window:
- a CDS encoding polyprenyl synthetase family protein produces the protein MDDALPQHVERVLAGYLDRRRTDVLGVDPAVAQAADALAGFVLGGGKRLRPTFAWWGWRGAGGDPGSDHAQAVLTAVASLELIQACALVHDDLMDASSTRRGRPTVHVEFARTHAANDWSGPPARFGAAVAILVGDLAQVWADDMFHSAALPDGAHGRAAEPWRAMRTEVLAGQYLDVLAQASGDTAESTALQIDRFKTAAYTVERPLHLGAAIAGAEPQVVNAYRRYGADIGVAFQLRDDLLGVFGDPRVTGKPAGDDLREGKRTLLVAAGLQRAEQRGDPAAHEAITAALGDPGLPDDALDRARSALAELGAVQAVEQRIAALTGSALDALDAAPVAEPGRAHLFELAERATRRAW, from the coding sequence CTGGACGACGCGCTGCCCCAGCACGTCGAGCGGGTGCTGGCCGGCTACCTCGACCGGCGCCGCACCGACGTCCTGGGCGTCGATCCGGCCGTCGCGCAGGCCGCCGACGCGCTCGCCGGCTTCGTGCTGGGCGGCGGGAAGCGGCTCCGGCCCACGTTCGCCTGGTGGGGCTGGCGCGGAGCGGGCGGCGACCCGGGTTCCGACCACGCCCAGGCGGTGCTGACCGCCGTCGCGTCGCTCGAGCTGATCCAGGCCTGCGCGCTGGTGCACGACGACCTGATGGACGCGTCCTCCACCCGCCGCGGCCGTCCGACGGTGCACGTCGAGTTCGCCAGGACGCACGCGGCGAACGACTGGTCCGGCCCGCCGGCCCGGTTCGGTGCGGCGGTCGCGATCCTCGTCGGCGACCTCGCCCAGGTGTGGGCCGACGACATGTTCCACTCCGCGGCGCTGCCCGACGGCGCGCACGGGCGGGCCGCCGAGCCGTGGCGGGCGATGCGCACCGAGGTGCTGGCCGGTCAGTACCTCGACGTGCTGGCGCAGGCCTCCGGCGATACCGCGGAGTCCACGGCGCTGCAGATCGACCGGTTCAAGACGGCCGCCTACACCGTGGAGCGCCCGCTGCACCTCGGCGCGGCGATCGCCGGCGCGGAACCGCAGGTGGTGAACGCCTACCGCCGCTACGGCGCGGACATCGGCGTCGCCTTCCAGCTGCGCGACGACCTGCTCGGCGTCTTCGGCGACCCCCGGGTGACCGGCAAGCCGGCCGGTGACGACCTGCGCGAGGGCAAGCGGACGCTGCTGGTCGCGGCCGGCCTGCAACGGGCCGAGCAGCGCGGCGACCCGGCCGCGCACGAGGCGATCACCGCGGCCCTCGGCGACCCCGGTCTCCCCGACGACGCGCTGGACCGGGCCCGGTCGGCGCTGGCCGAGCTGGGGGCGGTGCAGGCCGTCGAGCAGCGGATCGCGGCACTGACCGGGTCCGCGCTGGACGCCCTCGACGCCGCCCCGGTCGCCGAGCCGGGCCGGGCGCACCTGTTCGAGCTGGCCGAGCGCGCCACCCGGCGGGCCTGGTGA
- the pknB gene encoding Stk1 family PASTA domain-containing Ser/Thr kinase — translation MSSPSGPADPGTPGGAAGRIVADGPGPVLLDGRYAVGPVLARGGMSTVYHGTDTRLERAVAIKVMDPRMAGDHAFRTRFDREARLAARIDHPAVVAVYDRGTVPAGPLGEPSLFVVMELVDGGTLRDVLRARGALGLPAAVQVLEPVLAGLARAHRLGMVHRDVKPENVLIAATGEVKVADFGLLTAAAEAGVSHAGMILGTMAYLSPEQVVSGRADGRSDVYAAGVVLYEMLTGQPPYTADNPLSVAYRHVNEDVPPPSALVPGLPPAVDELVARATARDPDGRPVDAEHLRRELLAVADRLGLPRTGVPRPPGPPPPDDGVTLPAGPRRVRPDAAAEATPHGTRVQARGAHGTAVTPAAEPEALSRAELGAQRRRGRRVFALWMVLLVLLAALAGTGAWWLGSGRWTTMPAVAGLDRERATALIAESDLTPTITERAEDDVAPDLVAEVTPAPETRVLRGSTVTLFVSTGRPAVPDVPAGSAVADAEAAIREAGLTPVRSTGADEYSSDVPAGAVIRTDPQPGTRVPGGSAVTLVTSRGAEPAPPPTTEAPPPSSPSMPFVIGMSTDEAEELLESQGYDVEIDRSFPFGRRDGRVVGQDPSAGDSAEPGDTVTLTVL, via the coding sequence GTGAGCTCACCGTCCGGACCGGCCGATCCCGGCACGCCGGGTGGGGCCGCCGGGCGGATCGTGGCCGACGGCCCCGGCCCGGTGCTGCTCGACGGCCGCTACGCCGTCGGGCCCGTGCTGGCCCGCGGCGGCATGTCCACCGTCTACCACGGCACCGACACCCGGCTCGAGCGCGCCGTCGCCATCAAGGTGATGGACCCGCGGATGGCCGGGGACCACGCGTTCCGGACCCGATTCGACCGGGAGGCGCGGCTCGCCGCCCGGATCGACCACCCGGCCGTTGTCGCCGTGTACGACCGGGGCACCGTCCCGGCCGGGCCGCTGGGCGAGCCGAGCCTGTTCGTCGTCATGGAGCTGGTCGACGGCGGCACCCTGCGCGACGTCCTGCGGGCCCGCGGCGCGCTCGGCCTCCCGGCCGCCGTGCAGGTGCTCGAACCGGTGCTGGCCGGGCTGGCCCGCGCGCACCGGCTCGGCATGGTGCACCGCGACGTGAAGCCGGAGAACGTGCTGATCGCCGCGACCGGCGAGGTCAAGGTCGCCGACTTCGGGCTGCTCACCGCGGCCGCGGAGGCCGGTGTCAGCCACGCCGGGATGATCCTCGGGACGATGGCCTACCTCTCCCCCGAGCAGGTCGTCTCCGGCCGCGCCGACGGCCGCAGCGACGTCTACGCCGCCGGCGTCGTCCTCTACGAGATGCTGACCGGCCAGCCGCCGTACACCGCGGACAACCCGCTGTCGGTGGCCTACCGGCACGTGAACGAGGACGTCCCGCCGCCGTCGGCCCTCGTGCCCGGGCTGCCGCCCGCGGTGGACGAGCTGGTCGCCCGGGCCACCGCCCGCGACCCCGACGGCCGCCCGGTCGACGCCGAGCACCTGCGCCGCGAGCTCCTCGCGGTCGCCGACCGGCTCGGTCTGCCCCGCACCGGCGTCCCCCGCCCGCCCGGGCCGCCCCCGCCCGACGACGGCGTCACCCTGCCGGCCGGTCCGCGGCGGGTCCGTCCGGACGCGGCCGCCGAGGCGACGCCGCACGGCACCCGGGTGCAGGCCCGCGGCGCGCACGGCACCGCGGTCACCCCGGCCGCCGAGCCGGAGGCGCTGTCCCGGGCGGAGCTCGGTGCCCAGCGGCGCCGCGGCCGCCGGGTCTTCGCGCTGTGGATGGTGCTGCTGGTGCTGCTCGCGGCGCTGGCCGGGACCGGCGCATGGTGGCTCGGATCGGGCCGCTGGACGACCATGCCCGCCGTCGCCGGCCTGGACCGCGAACGCGCCACCGCCCTGATCGCCGAGTCCGACCTCACCCCGACGATCACCGAACGCGCCGAGGACGACGTCGCGCCGGACCTCGTCGCCGAGGTCACGCCGGCCCCGGAGACCCGGGTGCTGCGCGGCTCGACGGTCACGCTGTTCGTCTCCACCGGGCGCCCCGCGGTGCCGGACGTGCCGGCCGGCAGCGCCGTCGCCGACGCCGAGGCCGCGATCCGGGAGGCCGGGCTCACCCCGGTCCGGTCGACGGGCGCCGACGAGTACAGCTCCGACGTCCCGGCCGGTGCGGTGATCCGGACCGACCCGCAGCCGGGCACCCGGGTCCCCGGCGGATCCGCGGTGACCCTCGTGACCAGCCGGGGTGCCGAACCGGCCCCGCCGCCGACCACGGAGGCGCCGCCGCCGTCGTCGCCCTCGATGCCGTTCGTGATCGGGATGAGCACCGACGAGGCCGAGGAGCTGCTCGAGTCGCAGGGCTACGACGTCGAGATCGACCGCAGCTTCCCGTTCGGGCGCCGCGACGGCCGCGTGGTGGGCCAGGACCCGTCCGCGGGCGACTCCGCCGAGCCCGGCGACACCGTCACCCTCACCGTGCTCTGA
- a CDS encoding nucleoside hydrolase, with product MAEKIVLDCDPGHDDAIALLLAHGDPGIELLAVTTVVGNQTLAKVTRNALSVATMAGITGVPFAAGADRPLLREIEVAADIHGESGLDRPELPEPAFGVVGAHAVDLIVETVLAHEPGTVTLVPTGGLTNIALAARRAPEIVERVKRVVLMGGGVGVGNRTAVAEFNIAIDPEAADIVFSAGWEVVMVGLDLTHQAVAGPEVREAIRAVGTGPARFVDELLDFFAGTYRDVQGFDAPPVHDPCAVAHVIDPTVVRAVPVPLVVETTGRYTTGMTVADLRGPAPEGCRTYAARELDHGRFWDLVVGALTRIGDPTVAAPVAAPVVASEQPA from the coding sequence ATGGCGGAGAAGATCGTCCTGGACTGCGATCCGGGACACGACGACGCGATCGCGCTGCTGCTCGCGCACGGCGACCCCGGGATCGAGCTGCTCGCCGTCACGACCGTGGTCGGCAACCAGACCCTGGCGAAGGTCACCCGCAACGCGCTGTCGGTCGCGACGATGGCCGGGATCACCGGCGTCCCGTTCGCCGCGGGCGCCGACCGGCCGCTGCTGCGGGAGATCGAGGTCGCCGCCGACATCCACGGCGAGTCCGGGCTGGACAGGCCGGAGCTGCCCGAGCCCGCGTTCGGCGTCGTCGGCGCGCACGCGGTCGACCTGATCGTCGAGACCGTGCTGGCGCACGAGCCGGGCACCGTCACGCTCGTCCCGACCGGCGGGCTGACCAACATCGCGCTGGCCGCACGGCGCGCCCCGGAGATCGTGGAGCGTGTGAAGCGGGTCGTGCTCATGGGCGGCGGCGTCGGCGTCGGGAACCGGACCGCGGTCGCCGAGTTCAACATCGCCATCGACCCCGAGGCCGCGGACATCGTGTTCTCCGCGGGCTGGGAGGTCGTGATGGTCGGGCTCGACCTGACCCACCAGGCCGTCGCGGGCCCGGAGGTGCGCGAGGCGATCCGCGCCGTCGGGACCGGCCCGGCCCGCTTCGTCGACGAGCTCCTCGACTTCTTCGCCGGCACCTATCGCGACGTGCAGGGCTTCGACGCCCCGCCGGTGCACGACCCGTGCGCCGTCGCCCACGTCATCGACCCGACGGTCGTCCGCGCGGTGCCGGTGCCGCTCGTCGTCGAGACGACCGGGCGGTACACGACCGGCATGACCGTCGCCGACCTGCGCGGGCCCGCGCCGGAGGGGTGCCGCACGTACGCCGCGCGCGAGCTCGACCACGGCCGGTTCTGGGACCTGGTGGTCGGTGCGCTGACCCGGATCGGCGACCCCACCGTCGCCGCACCCGTCGCCGCTCCGGTCGTCGCATCGGAGCAGCCCGCGTGA
- a CDS encoding Rv2175c family DNA-binding protein: protein MSESLPAAVTEETLTVSEVAERLSIPASRVVQLVREGQLLSLRHEREVVVPAVFLDGQDVIRGLSGTIMVLRDGGFEDREILAWLFTEDESLGGSPIGALRAGRQKEIKRRAQAMAF from the coding sequence GTGAGCGAGTCCCTTCCCGCGGCCGTCACCGAGGAGACGCTGACCGTCTCCGAGGTCGCCGAGCGGCTGTCGATCCCTGCCTCCCGCGTCGTCCAGCTGGTGCGTGAGGGCCAGCTGCTGTCGCTGCGCCACGAGCGCGAGGTCGTCGTCCCGGCGGTGTTCCTGGACGGCCAGGACGTGATCCGCGGCCTGTCCGGCACGATCATGGTGCTGCGTGACGGCGGATTCGAGGACCGCGAGATCCTCGCCTGGCTGTTCACCGAGGACGAGTCGCTGGGCGGGTCGCCGATCGGTGCGCTCAGGGCGGGGCGGCAGAAGGAGATCAAGCGCCGCGCGCAGGCCATGGCGTTCTGA
- a CDS encoding phytoene/squalene synthase family protein — translation MRPAAADRAGRVELDAAGLTDPALRAAYAACRDLHAEHGRTYFLATRLLPPGRRVDIHALYGFARYADEIVDDPDGAGGGEPHIRLDALDAELEAALGGAPLPGSRPEVVAVAETARRHALDPQLFRDFMVSMRMDLTVSGYPTDDDLAVYVHGSAAVIGLQTLPVLGTVAPRAEAEPHAALLGVAFQMTNFLRDVGEDLDRGRVYLPADELAAFGVDRELLAWSRRTGRADPRVRRAIAHLVARTRATYRRADPGIPMLEPVSRACVGAARTLYSEILDGIADAGYDVLRRRVAVPNRRRAAVALPRLGRALAVRGMQVAAERAGRAGRGR, via the coding sequence GTGCGGCCGGCCGCGGCTGACCGGGCCGGGCGGGTCGAGCTCGACGCCGCCGGCCTGACCGACCCCGCCCTGCGCGCGGCGTACGCCGCCTGCCGCGACCTGCACGCCGAGCACGGCCGCACCTACTTCCTGGCCACCCGGCTGCTGCCGCCGGGACGGCGGGTCGACATCCACGCGCTCTACGGCTTCGCCCGGTACGCCGACGAGATCGTCGACGACCCGGACGGCGCCGGTGGCGGTGAGCCGCACATCCGCCTCGACGCGCTCGACGCCGAACTCGAGGCGGCGCTCGGCGGTGCGCCGCTGCCCGGCAGCCGCCCCGAGGTGGTCGCCGTCGCCGAGACCGCGCGCCGGCACGCGCTGGACCCGCAGCTGTTCCGGGACTTCATGGTCTCGATGCGGATGGACCTGACCGTCTCCGGCTACCCGACCGACGACGATCTCGCCGTCTACGTGCACGGCTCGGCCGCGGTGATCGGTCTGCAGACGCTGCCCGTGCTCGGGACGGTGGCGCCCCGCGCCGAGGCGGAGCCGCACGCCGCGTTGCTCGGCGTCGCCTTCCAGATGACGAACTTCCTGCGCGACGTCGGCGAGGACCTCGACCGCGGTCGCGTCTACCTGCCCGCCGACGAGCTGGCGGCGTTCGGCGTCGACCGCGAGCTGCTGGCCTGGTCGCGGCGCACCGGCCGGGCCGATCCCCGGGTGCGCCGGGCGATCGCCCACCTGGTCGCCCGCACGCGGGCCACCTACCGCCGCGCCGACCCGGGGATCCCGATGCTGGAGCCGGTGTCGCGGGCCTGCGTCGGTGCGGCCCGGACGCTCTACTCCGAGATCCTCGACGGGATCGCCGACGCCGGCTACGACGTGCTGCGCCGGCGCGTCGCGGTGCCGAACCGGCGCCGGGCCGCCGTGGCGCTCCCCCGGCTGGGGCGCGCGCTCGCGGTGCGCGGGATGCAGGTCGCGGCCGAGCGGGCCGGACGGGCCGGGCGCGGGCGGTAG
- the crtI gene encoding phytoene desaturase family protein encodes MRRIPGRTDHVVVVGAGLAGLSAALHLLGAGRRVTIVEREDVPGGRAGRLDVADGHGTYRLDTGPTVLTMPELFESALAAVGETTADRLDLVRLDPAYRAEFADGSAIAVHTDAAAMEHEIRETCGPDSAAGYRRLRRWLTDLYRAEMDSFIGANMDSPFSLLGPDLARLAALGGFGRLGRRIGRFLPDERLRRIFSFQALYAGVAPQDALGAYGVIAYMDTVAGVWFPRGGMRAMGDGLAGAAADAGADIHYGRTVTGLVRSGDRVTAVRHAGADGSGTTETACDAVVLTPELPAAYELLGGAPRRPLGLRWSPSAVVVHAGAPAPRPGTAEHHHTISFGAAWEGTFREIIDDGRLMSDPSLLVTRPGLTDPSLQPAGREVLSVLAPCPNTDVAPGLDWERVGPAYAEELFGVLADRGLLDPGTGPSWTRLWTPQDWARAGMAAGTPFSASHTLPQTGPFRPRNLVPGTANAVLAGCGTTPGVGIPPVLISGRLAAERITGPREAEHAGHGAGSRTVR; translated from the coding sequence GTGAGACGGATCCCGGGCCGCACCGACCACGTCGTGGTGGTGGGTGCCGGGCTGGCCGGGCTGTCGGCCGCGCTGCACCTGCTCGGTGCGGGACGCCGCGTCACGATCGTCGAGCGCGAGGACGTGCCCGGTGGCCGGGCCGGACGCCTCGACGTCGCCGACGGGCACGGCACCTACCGGCTCGACACCGGCCCGACCGTCCTGACCATGCCGGAGCTGTTCGAGTCGGCACTGGCGGCCGTCGGCGAGACGACGGCGGACCGCCTCGACCTCGTCCGGCTCGACCCCGCCTACCGGGCCGAGTTCGCCGACGGCTCGGCGATCGCGGTGCACACCGACGCCGCCGCGATGGAGCACGAGATCCGCGAGACCTGCGGACCGGACTCGGCGGCCGGCTACCGGCGGCTGCGCCGCTGGCTGACCGACCTCTACCGCGCCGAGATGGACTCCTTCATCGGCGCGAACATGGACTCGCCGTTCTCCCTGCTCGGCCCGGACCTCGCCCGGCTGGCCGCGCTCGGCGGGTTCGGCAGGCTGGGGCGGCGGATCGGCCGGTTCCTGCCCGACGAGCGACTGCGCCGGATCTTCTCGTTCCAGGCGCTCTACGCCGGCGTCGCCCCGCAGGACGCGCTCGGCGCCTACGGCGTGATCGCCTACATGGACACCGTCGCGGGGGTCTGGTTCCCGCGCGGCGGCATGCGCGCGATGGGCGACGGGCTGGCCGGAGCGGCCGCCGACGCCGGCGCCGACATCCACTACGGCCGCACGGTCACCGGCCTCGTGCGGTCCGGGGACCGGGTGACCGCCGTGCGGCACGCCGGTGCCGACGGCTCCGGCACGACCGAGACCGCGTGCGACGCCGTCGTCCTCACCCCGGAGCTGCCGGCGGCCTACGAGCTGCTGGGCGGCGCGCCCCGGCGCCCGCTGGGGCTGCGGTGGTCGCCCTCGGCGGTGGTCGTGCACGCCGGGGCCCCCGCACCGCGCCCCGGGACCGCGGAGCACCACCACACGATCTCGTTCGGCGCCGCCTGGGAGGGCACCTTCCGCGAGATCATCGACGACGGCCGCCTGATGAGCGACCCGTCGCTGCTGGTCACCCGGCCCGGGCTCACCGACCCGTCGCTGCAGCCCGCGGGGCGCGAGGTGCTCAGCGTGCTGGCGCCGTGCCCGAACACCGACGTCGCCCCGGGCCTGGACTGGGAACGGGTCGGGCCCGCCTACGCCGAGGAGCTGTTCGGGGTGCTGGCCGACCGAGGGCTGCTCGATCCCGGCACCGGACCGAGCTGGACCCGGCTGTGGACCCCGCAGGACTGGGCGCGGGCCGGGATGGCCGCCGGGACGCCGTTCTCCGCCTCGCACACGCTGCCCCAGACCGGGCCCTTCCGGCCGCGGAACCTGGTGCCCGGCACGGCCAACGCGGTGCTCGCGGGCTGCGGCACCACACCGGGTGTCGGCATCCCGCCGGTGCTGATCTCGGGACGGCTCGCGGCCGAGCGGATCACCGGCCCCCGGGAGGCCGAACACGCCGGTCACGGTGCGGGGTCGCGGACGGTCCGCTGA
- a CDS encoding MFS transporter produces MTATRRGTATLVAAVLAACVAFQLNASMLSPALVTMARELGTDDATVGLSQTMFFTLAAMFSLFLPRLSDIVGRRRTLLVMLAVMLVGSIVAALAVSVEMLFAGRILQGVTGPVVPIGLLMLRSEIADPRRYGAALGLITAVNGGVAGVDALLGGWLATAHGFRAIFWVIAATTVVALVLVAVWGVDSRPSAGTRMDWRGVVPLVVSVGALLLAFDEAGGLADARWALAAVYGLVAATSFVVFWRLQDRTEQPLIATADLRRRATWATLGTTLLTMTGVFAVVNGLVASLAQNTDAGFGLPADLTALVLLAPYALVGWVVGPFAGRIAPVLGYRTVLRIGLAGSVAATLFMAFAGVRSFPMLVVATLLLGVTYAGIANIVLNGLGVVLSPAGNPGMLPGLNAGAFNLGAGISFVILPAVQVAVGAADQAGTAGYSAGMLVGAVCTACALAMSLLIPRPAAAETADDRTAPAVSR; encoded by the coding sequence GTGACCGCCACCCGCCGGGGGACGGCGACGCTCGTCGCCGCCGTTCTCGCCGCCTGCGTCGCCTTCCAGCTCAACGCCTCGATGCTCAGCCCCGCGCTGGTCACCATGGCCCGCGAACTGGGCACCGACGACGCCACCGTCGGCCTCTCGCAGACGATGTTCTTCACCCTCGCGGCGATGTTCTCGCTGTTCCTGCCGCGACTGTCCGACATCGTCGGCCGGCGGCGGACCCTGCTCGTCATGCTGGCGGTGATGCTGGTCGGGAGCATCGTCGCGGCGCTCGCGGTGTCGGTCGAGATGCTCTTCGCGGGCCGGATCCTCCAGGGCGTCACCGGCCCGGTCGTCCCCATCGGACTCCTCATGCTGCGCAGCGAGATCGCCGATCCCCGCCGGTACGGTGCGGCGCTCGGACTGATCACCGCGGTCAACGGCGGTGTCGCCGGCGTCGACGCGCTGCTCGGCGGCTGGCTCGCCACCGCGCACGGCTTCCGGGCGATCTTCTGGGTGATCGCGGCGACGACGGTCGTGGCGCTCGTGCTCGTCGCGGTGTGGGGAGTGGACTCGCGCCCGTCGGCCGGGACCCGGATGGACTGGCGCGGCGTCGTCCCGCTCGTCGTGTCGGTCGGGGCGCTGCTGCTGGCCTTCGACGAGGCGGGCGGTCTCGCGGACGCGAGGTGGGCGCTCGCCGCGGTGTACGGCCTGGTCGCGGCCACGTCGTTCGTCGTGTTCTGGCGGCTGCAGGACCGCACCGAGCAGCCGCTGATCGCGACCGCGGACCTGCGCCGCCGCGCGACCTGGGCGACGCTCGGCACCACCCTGCTCACCATGACCGGCGTGTTCGCCGTGGTGAACGGCCTGGTCGCCTCGCTCGCCCAGAACACCGACGCCGGGTTCGGCCTCCCGGCCGACCTCACCGCGCTGGTGCTGCTCGCCCCGTACGCGCTGGTCGGATGGGTCGTCGGCCCGTTCGCGGGGCGGATCGCGCCGGTCCTCGGCTACCGGACCGTGCTGCGGATCGGCCTCGCCGGCAGCGTGGCCGCGACGCTGTTCATGGCGTTCGCCGGGGTGCGGTCGTTCCCGATGCTGGTCGTCGCGACCCTGCTGCTCGGCGTCACCTACGCCGGGATCGCGAACATCGTGCTGAACGGGCTGGGCGTCGTCCTGTCCCCGGCGGGCAACCCGGGGATGCTGCCCGGCCTCAACGCCGGTGCGTTCAACCTGGGCGCCGGGATCAGCTTCGTGATCCTGCCCGCGGTGCAGGTGGCGGTCGGCGCGGCGGACCAGGCCGGTACCGCCGGGTACTCGGCGGGCATGCTGGTCGGCGCGGTCTGCACGGCCTGCGCGCTGGCGATGTCGCTGCTGATCCCGCGCCCGGCGGCGGCGGAGACCGCCGACGACCGGACCGCACCCGCGGTGTCGCGGTGA
- the mptB gene encoding polyprenol phosphomannose-dependent alpha 1,6 mannosyltransferase MptB translates to MTTQPSPPLPRPAGTVPAAPAGDVGVPRAGTWSSRAAGLADRLGRPPRGVLLLGLAGTVLMLVGAPGGGGIPVRDPVLGNSWLSFWRYGHGQMLASVVIYTGLALMVWAWVRLGREVLARRTGGRAVLTVSAVWVLPMLVTPPLFTRDPYSYLAQGALPLAGYDPYVFGPDAMGGFLTDNVHFFWQDTPAPYGPLFILLAQGVVLLTGNNVLLGVILMRLSLVTGVLLMIAVLPALTRRLGGRPAVALWIAVANPVMIVHMIGGVHNDLLVVGLLPLAALLALRDRFVAAVAVASLAMAVKASAGLILPFLVLVWAARLTGGFWSRLVRAGVPSVLVYLVVFGGCTWLSGFGLGWLPALSAPSMIVNWLSWSTGAGQAAAAVAGMFAEDLNEQAFVEVARAIGGGVLALVIAALWWRARVGGAAAISCAAVAMAFAAVLSPTTLPWYLSWGFCLLAMAAWSTRGLQWVVLGSVWLMIVYFPNGETALYAWPYLALCAAVGVLAALSLVRTDPLGLRRDRPDVPGATLVPDGAAGRG, encoded by the coding sequence ATGACCACCCAGCCATCGCCCCCGCTCCCCCGTCCGGCCGGCACCGTCCCGGCTGCTCCGGCCGGGGACGTGGGCGTCCCGCGGGCCGGCACGTGGTCGTCCCGTGCCGCCGGTCTCGCCGACCGGCTCGGCCGCCCGCCGCGCGGCGTGCTGCTGCTCGGCCTGGCGGGCACCGTCCTGATGCTGGTCGGCGCGCCGGGTGGCGGCGGGATCCCGGTACGGGACCCGGTGCTGGGCAACTCCTGGCTCTCGTTCTGGCGCTACGGCCACGGGCAGATGCTCGCCTCCGTCGTGATCTACACGGGGCTGGCACTGATGGTCTGGGCGTGGGTGCGGCTGGGCCGCGAGGTCCTCGCCCGGCGGACCGGTGGCCGCGCGGTGCTGACCGTGTCGGCGGTGTGGGTGCTGCCCATGCTGGTCACGCCCCCGCTGTTCACCCGGGACCCGTACAGCTACCTCGCCCAGGGCGCGCTGCCGCTGGCCGGGTACGACCCGTACGTCTTCGGCCCGGACGCGATGGGCGGGTTCCTCACCGACAACGTCCACTTCTTCTGGCAGGACACCCCGGCGCCGTACGGGCCGCTGTTCATCCTGCTGGCCCAGGGCGTCGTCCTGCTGACCGGCAACAACGTGCTGCTCGGCGTGATCCTCATGCGGCTCTCGCTGGTCACCGGCGTGCTGCTGATGATCGCGGTGCTGCCGGCACTGACCCGCCGGCTGGGCGGGCGGCCCGCGGTCGCGCTGTGGATCGCCGTCGCCAACCCCGTGATGATCGTCCACATGATCGGCGGGGTGCACAACGACCTGCTGGTCGTCGGCCTGCTGCCGCTGGCCGCGCTGCTGGCCCTGCGCGACCGGTTCGTCGCGGCGGTGGCCGTCGCCTCGCTCGCGATGGCGGTCAAGGCCTCGGCCGGGCTGATCCTGCCGTTCCTCGTCCTGGTGTGGGCCGCGAGGCTCACCGGCGGCTTCTGGTCGCGGCTGGTCCGGGCCGGGGTCCCGTCGGTGCTGGTGTACCTCGTCGTGTTCGGCGGGTGCACCTGGCTGTCCGGGTTCGGCCTGGGCTGGCTGCCCGCGCTCAGCGCTCCGTCGATGATCGTGAACTGGCTGTCCTGGTCCACCGGCGCCGGGCAGGCCGCCGCGGCCGTGGCGGGGATGTTCGCCGAGGACCTGAACGAGCAGGCGTTCGTCGAGGTGGCGCGGGCGATCGGTGGCGGCGTGCTCGCCCTGGTGATCGCGGCGCTGTGGTGGCGGGCCCGGGTGGGCGGTGCGGCCGCGATCAGCTGCGCCGCGGTCGCCATGGCGTTCGCGGCGGTCCTGTCGCCGACCACGCTGCCGTGGTACCTGAGCTGGGGCTTCTGCCTGCTCGCGATGGCGGCGTGGAGCACCCGCGGGCTCCAGTGGGTGGTCCTCGGCTCGGTGTGGCTGATGATCGTCTACTTCCCGAACGGCGAGACCGCGCTCTACGCGTGGCCGTACCTGGCGCTGTGCGCCGCGGTGGGGGTGCTGGCGGCGCTGTCGCTGGTGCGCACCGACCCGCTGGGCCTGCGCCGCGACCGTCCCGACGTCCCCGGTGCCACCCTGGTGCCCGACGGTGCGGCCGGCCGCGGCTGA
- a CDS encoding ribokinase, with amino-acid sequence MNDVVVVGSLNADLVVRTERFPTAGETVAGADLVVGPGGKGANQAVAAARLGGDVAMVGVTGADAHGALVRDAVAAAGADVSRVATRDDTATGTAVITVDAAADNTIVVSPGANRTLTAADLPPFDGAAVLTLSLESPLETVLAAARAARAAGVTVLLNLSPFGPVPDGLLEATDVLVVNEHEAALLGEHPVPRSVVTRGARGCEIDDRGTTTTVEAPVVSPVDTTGSGDAFLAAVAVRLAAGDPLAGAARYAVRVGAFAVTAAGAQLPEITPAERERFGL; translated from the coding sequence ATGAACGACGTGGTGGTGGTCGGCTCGCTCAACGCCGACCTGGTGGTGCGCACCGAGCGGTTCCCCACGGCGGGGGAGACGGTCGCCGGCGCCGACCTCGTCGTCGGGCCCGGCGGGAAGGGCGCCAACCAGGCCGTCGCCGCCGCCCGGCTCGGCGGGGACGTCGCCATGGTCGGCGTGACCGGTGCGGACGCGCACGGGGCGCTGGTGCGGGACGCCGTCGCCGCGGCCGGTGCGGACGTCTCCCGGGTCGCCACCCGCGACGACACCGCCACCGGCACCGCCGTGATCACCGTCGACGCGGCGGCGGACAACACGATCGTCGTCTCGCCGGGCGCGAACCGGACGCTCACGGCCGCGGACCTGCCCCCGTTCGACGGCGCCGCGGTGCTCACCCTCTCCCTGGAGAGTCCGCTGGAGACGGTGCTCGCCGCGGCGCGTGCCGCCCGGGCGGCCGGGGTCACCGTGCTGCTCAACCTGTCCCCGTTCGGCCCGGTGCCGGACGGGCTGCTGGAGGCCACCGACGTGCTGGTGGTCAACGAGCACGAGGCGGCGCTGCTGGGGGAGCACCCGGTCCCGCGCTCGGTCGTCACCCGCGGGGCCCGCGGCTGCGAGATCGACGACCGGGGCACGACGACCACCGTGGAGGCACCGGTGGTGTCCCCGGTGGACACCACCGGGTCCGGGGACGCGTTCCTCGCCGCCGTCGCCGTCCGGCTCGCCGCGGGGGACCCGCTCGCCGGTGCCGCCCGCTACGCCGTGCGGGTCGGCGCGTTCGCGGTCACCGCAGCCGGTGCGCAGCTCCCGGAGATCACGCCCGCGGAGCGGGAGCGGTTCGGCCTGTGA